One window of Bacteroidota bacterium genomic DNA carries:
- the rfbA gene encoding glucose-1-phosphate thymidylyltransferase RfbA, whose translation MKGIILAGGSGTRLFPITMAISKQLMPIYDKPMIYYPLSILMMAGIRDILIITTPQDNPAFINLLGDGSRVGCSFTYAIQEVPNGLAQAFVIGAPFIGNDKAALILGDNIFYGTGLQHLLQENNDPEGGMVFAYHVSNPERYGVVEFDENNIAISIEEKPKKPKSNFAVPGLYFYDNSVVDVARNIKPSARGEYEITDVNRYYLEQNKLKVGILDRGTAWLDTGTFESLMQAAQFVEVIEQRQGLKVGCIEEIAYQQGFINKEQLVKIAQPLLKSGYGEYLINLAGE comes from the coding sequence ATGAAAGGTATCATACTCGCCGGTGGATCCGGCACAAGGCTATTTCCCATCACGATGGCCATCAGTAAGCAACTGATGCCTATTTACGATAAGCCCATGATTTATTACCCGCTATCGATATTGATGATGGCAGGTATACGAGACATCCTGATTATAACTACTCCCCAGGATAATCCTGCATTTATTAACCTGTTAGGTGACGGTTCACGGGTTGGATGTTCTTTTACCTATGCCATCCAGGAGGTACCCAACGGACTTGCTCAAGCTTTCGTGATAGGAGCACCATTTATTGGGAACGATAAAGCCGCGCTCATCCTGGGAGACAATATTTTTTACGGAACCGGGCTTCAGCACCTTCTCCAGGAAAACAATGATCCCGAGGGAGGCATGGTATTTGCGTACCATGTTTCAAACCCGGAAAGGTACGGTGTAGTTGAGTTCGATGAGAACAACATTGCTATTTCCATTGAAGAAAAGCCAAAGAAACCCAAATCCAATTTTGCTGTTCCCGGGTTATATTTCTATGATAACAGCGTTGTTGATGTTGCAAGAAATATCAAGCCCAGTGCAAGAGGTGAATATGAGATCACCGATGTGAATCGTTACTATCTTGAACAAAATAAACTCAAGGTCGGAATATTGGATCGAGGCACTGCCTGGCTCGATACCGGAACCTTTGAATCGCTCATGCAGGCAGCACAATTTGTAGAGGTTATTGAGCAACGTCAGGGGTTGAAGGTTGGATGTATCGAAGAAATTGCCTATCAGCAGGGATTTATCAACAAAGAACAACTGGTTAAAATAGCCCAGCCATTGCTAAAAAGCGGTTACGGAGAATATCTTATAAATCTTGCCGGAGAATAG